AAAATATATCGGTAAATACATGTTTCGCGACACTTTGTAGGCGCACGAGGTTAGGATGACGTTCTCATAAACTATCTCTTTAGTGTCGGAAAGATAAAACCACATAACGCAATAGAGGGACGTGAAAACCCAAACGAAAACGATGATCTTTTTGGCTCTGGAGAGCGTGCACAGGAACTGTGCTTTAATCGGGTGACATATTGCGATGTAGCGTTCGATGGTGAAGGCTGTGATGGAGCATGAGGACGCGTTGATGCCCAGGTACTGAAAGTAAGTGATGGAGAGACAGCCGGCGTATCCGTACACCCACTGGCCGAAAAGACTCTCTGTGATGTTGGGCAGCCCCGCTGCTGTTAGGACCATGAGGTCGGCGACCGCCAGGCTCACCAAGTAGCAGTTAGTCGGGGTACGCATGTGCTTTGTGGTTAATACAACCAGAATGACCATGACATTGCCAACAATTCCAATCCCACAAATAAGCATCACTGATAATATGCTTACGACTTTGTAATCGACACTGTAATCAGTCCATATCGGAAGAGTCTGGTTGTCAAATGGTAATAAAGTGCTGTTCTCCATATGATCAACTTGGATGTTTTCCGTTTGTGGCTCAAAAATTACTTCTCAGCTGGCATCCGCGcaaaaatgtcatgttttagTATCCCGTTAAAATTCAAGAGAAAGAAAATTTctataagattttttttgcattttaaatgaacaaaaaaatccAAGTGCAATGTCCGTCGTAATTTGTGTGATATGCAATCTTCTGCCCGGTGCGCGTAACTGTGGAGAGCTCACTGAGGTGTTGCAGCGCCCAGGGCTGAACAGGCTGATGTGGTCTCACAATACGAGTCCAAGAGCGTCAGAAAAGGGCAGGTTGTGCCATGCGTGATCCTGCAGCAGACAAGAGAGAAAGTGTTCGCCTGTCTGTTCAGTTAGGCTTTATGTTAAAAGGGAAAAGTCTTAAATATACTGTAGGCCTATTTCCGATTCTAATTAGAGTGTTTTTAGTGCAATATGGTGTTTGTCTACAAGTCACTTTGCTTTATCATGTCCAAATAACGCTTTTTGTTTGTTTCGAGCTACAGTATATGAGGTCAGAGATTGTTCCAAGTCGGTCAGGTTTGTTTACACCTAGAATTCATGAGGTTCACACCCAGGAGAGAGCCAGGCCATTATTGACACTTGACTGAGTCTATTGAGGACCTGTTTGCATCATCACTAAGTGCGCCCTAATGTTCTGGACTTAACGGGTTTAAACAGTCTAATGTGTATTTACAGTATGAGGATAAAGTGACCACTGTGAATATTGGTCTTACTTTGATGTGttttattgtcattaaaataAACCATTAGTCTGGCAAGGGACATGAACATTCTGGAACAGCACCAGGGAGAGCAAACAGTGACAGACCTGTGCATTTAAATATAAGGCGGAAGATagcattttttgggggggggggcaggTACATTagcatataaaaataaagtggTAACACATACAatatgtatttgttaacattagtaaatgcattaactaacatgaactaacaatgagcaatatagtttttcagcatttattaatatttttatgttacttaatGCCAATTATACCATGGGGCTGTTGAattctttattctgattggttgagaaatgttccatcaCTGAAAAaaaggctggatttacttaaaaatgtagtgcatcattttttaatccatttttatgtaagtttcacatggaattttaagcaattgatGCAATTTCTTAAAATTTCAAGTCAAActtaaaaagtggatgcaaaaattatgcattatatttctatgcattattttttcaacaaatgcacacctgacctgcacagcaaaatcaccagtgttaaatcaacactgctGGTGTTCATATGAGTAACACTAGACCTGGTGGTCCCCATATAAACACCagcagtgttgatttaacactggtgattttgttgtgtGTCAAATGTCTGTTATAAAGGTGGTATAAGCCAAATAATTGACTCCAGTTCTCTGaagtatttgaaaataatgcacatctgCAGTGCGTATCACATTGGGTGTGCAATATTTTGTAATAATTCAACGGCCAgttcatcaattattccttacttcaattattcatgttagttcattgcaAACTTGAAAACAGttccaactttttttttaaatggtttagtaaaattaacattaattaaaggataattccggtatttaacactttgagtctcatttctggtttgttttggatgaactacagtgatggacacagaaattttgacaatgggtcgtgtcttgactttttgacttgtttagaagcgtctcttgactgcttcagaatggaagttaagggccatgcacaaacatgccattaaaacaacacttatcattttcaaaactgtactactcaccgagtggttcgtggtgttcgttgatgattaaaaacaaatatattggcgcaatgtataatttcaatccgtgttatttgctatagtggaactattttttcagatacctcacaaccgcgtatatacttctgCTCTAtatgtgagtctgaagcgttagcacactcccgaccacttgatggctcaaccactttgccatacaagtacgctcggtgtctagcgtatagacaatcacaatcgagctcaacttcaaacctaaagctgctcactgagccatcaaatatggaaaaaatttcttctgagagaaactgagcgaaaaaactacaaccacatgtaaacagacccttttctgttgcccggcggcggagtgatatatcagtgagcaatgagtcttccaagagaagtcaatggaattttacaaaatgccaaataaaacacgacagaaactgtatttcactacacaacttgtttttaatcatcaacgaacaccacgaaccactcggtgagtagtacagttttgaaaatgaacgttaagtgttgttttaatgacatgtttgtgcatggtcattgacttccattctgaagcagtcaagagacgcttctaaacgagtcaaaaagtcaagacacgacccattgtcaaaatttctgtgtccatcactgtagttcatccaaaacaaaccagaaattagactcaaagtgttaaataacggaattatcctttaacatTAATAAGTGCTGTAGAAGTAGcttattgttcattgttagttcatgttagctgaATATCCAGtaaacaatggtaaaaaaactgTACAACCTTATTGTTATGTGTTACTaataaagaatttttatataaatattaaacacacgcatattaatgtaaatgtttgtgtttgcGATTCtccaaaaatgtaatttatatcTACATTCATGCACACGCTTTTATACACAATCTAAAAATGCAGTattatgggtcaaaaagggacgaacccaacccgtttaaattaacccagaaaatattTGAAACAAACCAACACTTTGAGTTCAAACAACACAGCAATTTAAATTACAACCATATAGGTTCAGTTACAACCCAATGGGCTGTGTTCATCCCTTCAGtagaaaataacccagcatttttagagtgcattcaatctatacattttttaaaatcagtAGATGTGTCCCCTGAGGAactgaacccatgacctttgtgttgcaAATGCAATAGTTGTGCTACAGGAAACCAATGGACACAATTATGTTAACAAAAATAACACATCAGCTCTGTGAAGTGAAACTAATTTTAACTGAATGAAGAGGTCAAATCCTATAGGAATATTAGGTTTAATAAACCTTTCCGTTGTTTTAACTGCCTTATTTCGaatgtttaatgttaaatgGTTGGAAagggtttctgcaaaacatcAATCAAAAGCATGACAGTttccttaaataaataaatcaaaataatttttgatgGCTTTTGTTCTCTTTTTGGACTTGACAGACTGTCCTTTTAAAGTATAAGAGAAGTTAATAACAGTTACTAATCACTTTACTAAAGCTGTCATGTCACCTACATTTATCAGGCTGTTTTTAATTGATTTTTTTACTATTCTGACATGACAACATTTTGCATTATAAAAGCTATTACAGGTTGATAAGTGCTGTGAGTCATTGCATCTTTTCATTGTGAGAAGGTCAGATCTATTTGTAGACTTTATGATATTGTGGGATTTGAAATCTCCAAAGCCATAAAGACTAAATCCATTATGCCCACATAAAAATCAACAACATTTCAGTTTTGAACATTTTAGTTTGTTGATCTTAAAGCAAAAAGCATGGAAAATGTAATCAATCTCTGAAATAAAGTCCATACCGTCCTTACCATTGTGTAGATGATCATTACCCAAAGAATGGTTGACTTTACACAGACTGCTTTGTGTCATGTGTTacactgccatctagtggacatattAAATGACAACACTTATTGTTAccaaacttaaaaataaaagaatataGAAATGTTCGTATATTGGCCATAATGACAAGCATTTCCTCATTTTAAGAAAGGACTGcaacttttaaatattttggatGAACATTGTAAAACTTTAATTGATCAAATCACAATGTTATTTATCTTATTGGGTCATGTTGTATAATATGatcaacaaataaacaaagaaggAATAAGGATTATTGTTTATGCTTGGCAAATATCTCTGTGGCAAGGGAATCTTATTAAACTGATGAAAGTTCACTTTCTGTGATGGATCATCAGCCAACATTAACTGAGAGATCTAAGTGATTATCAAGCAAGAGTTTATGAATATCACAGTGTGACAAGCATCCATGAAGACAAGCCTCTGGTTTTATCAATTGTTATGGAAATCTAATGAATAATTCATCGTTTGCTGGACTATATGAATCATTCATCCCAATTGAATCTTATTTCTGCAAACTTCAGAGTTTAAAACACAACAATGTTGTTCTGCTCTCCGTCTATTATAGTGCCAGCAGACCACTTGAGGCTTGGCAGCCTGCATCTTAgaggaataaataaaaattctggATGAGACTCAAGaatctaattttcctaatgacaAGAGCCCATTTTTGCATCTCACCTTGCATGTATAGTATGCGCATACGCTATGCTGTATGGCCGTGcattttgtgttttatatgcGTGCGATTACATCATCCTTTCACCCATCCAATGAAACCGTTTTATTAAATGAGATTCATTACAATAACAATACTTGCTCGAGGACAATGGAGTAAATTCCATGCCCATAATTTAGATTCCAGTGTTTGGTAAAATACAGTATAACTTTTAAATAACTTGCATTCTGTAAAGACTTTTAGATGAAGTCATTGGTCAGTGCTGCCAAGgacttttaattaaattatagtGGAAGTTGTGATAGACAAGAAAAGCTGGTGGCAGGGCTAAGACACACTGACAGAATAGTTGAATAGTTTTTTCAATGAATCAAGAGTCCCctcaaaatatataacaccCTGTCCAAATTCCCTAATATAAATCCCCTATGTACTTAATTCCAAACTCCTAAAAAGAGgcttagatttttttcttaaaatgacatcccttTTGATGGCAGACAATGCAAAAGACTGATTTCTGGATCAGATGACGTGACATTTGCAGTATCTGGTAGAGCTATGGGATTTGCTGTGCTCAGGACCAAGGACAGCTCCTCCCAAACCCTCTCAGATTTGCTTACCTAAACCTGATTACTCATAAAAAGAGGATGCTCCCAAGGGCACAATCGTGAGCTGTCAACATTTGAGAAACATCTTTGTCTGTATTACGTCACTCTCTTTTAAATGCGCTCTTAGAGACCAAAGAACAAAGACTCATCCAGCGTCTGAATCGGTTACAATAGCCAGCAACACTAACCAAGAAGCATCCGTCTTAGATCTGAACATTTCCAGACTTGAAAAGGTTTTAATGTCACTCAAGGTAATCAGCCACATTACAAGAAAAAGCGTTTTGGAGTGGCACTTTGCACAAATGGATAACATAGATCAGTAGGTACTGTACACAGGTGAGTGCAGGGAAGTTGTTCAATGTGTATTCAAACAACATGAAAAtagattttaaaaacagcatgctTCTGTGCATTTGACGGTTTATGGTTGAAACTCAATTTTGTCCTTGGCAGAACATGCAGGATTGGCTCAGCTGACAGAATGGAAATCTCAGAGGGGCACACAGCAAAAATTAGCTGTGCACGCTTCTGAGATTTCCATCCTGCTGAAAACAGTCTAAATTGACAGCTACATACAATTCCTTTACCTCTATTCATAAAGCCGTGACAGATGGTAATTTATGACTGTGCTGTGTGTTCTCCCCGAGCTGAGCCTCCTCCAGCCTGAAACATTAATCTCTGATTGAGTAAGCCCTGCATCTTTGCAGACTCATCTGGTAAATGAAAACTTGCCTGGCTTTTGGCCCAAGTTATTCTTTGTGTTGGTCAACACATTGGCACAACTCTGTGAAAATCATATTGATTGGTTGTTAAGTGTTGATTTAAGCCTGCTGGTTGTAACTGCATGGTTAGATATGTGAGTGAACtttgaaaatgttttgggtTAAAGCTCAACATGATTTTTGTGGATAAGATATTACCTATTTTTGACGGTGATGTTTTGGTTTTGGGAACTACAGGAATACTTAGTTGTAAAGTTTAAATGCTGATAATGTACAAAATCGTGAAAGGCAGTAGATCCCAACCATTTTTTACTTTAAGACCCCCACTTTGTAAGGTTGTAAGACTCACAACTTCTACCCAATTAAATAGTGCTTGGAATAACTAGGAAGATATATTTTTGTTACACACACAAACTCATACATATATAACCTAACATTTACacaaataatatattattatttataatatttgaataTACAGTGATAAATCAAATCagataaaaacttttttaaatgtttgttttgttgtattttaaataattttggaAGTTGTTTTAGGCTACTAATTAAGAAACATTGATACGTAATTGcgtatttaatgtatttatttttaatatgttAAAGTTTTCTTAGATAAATACAGGCTGGTTTGGGTTATTTTGGATAAAGTATGTAAAAATACAATAGATTATACAGACCTTGCTAAAACTGTCCAGAGCTTTCATCCAAGCTTTCAAAAGCACCAGATGGAGGAAAAATGGGTGTGTTTTAGCACAGTCGAAGATCCTTACTGGTCATAAAGTAGGAACAGTCTCCAGTCATTTCCAGTCAGTTTCAGACTGTTTAACACCAACAAATTATTACATTTCGACCCCGAACATTATTTCCCATAATTCAAACACAATTTTAAACCTCTTATTTATTAGAAAGCGCTATATGTGATGCAAATCAGCTAGGCGTAGCCTACCTGCAGGCGAATGTACGAATCCTACTATTGTAAACGGTTAACACTTAATATTCTCGAGCAATGCCTTCAATATTGTACGGCTAGCAAGCAACGTCATCGACACTTAATTAATATTCAACAGACGAGTGCTGCTATAGGACGGAAAATGTACGATTGTATTAATATTCATAAAGAAGTCATTTGCCATAGGGCGACGTCGGCAAGACAAAATGCATATTCACGATGACACCCTTCGTCATAGTACAATTAGTAAAAATCACTACCCAAATTTCAGTTGAGCTTTAAAACGGAGCGTGTGAGGGAGCACGGCGGAGAGCGGCTACAGCGAAGAAAAATGTTTATCCAACGACAAGGTAATATGACAAAACAACAATTTTTGACTAAACACATAATTTGCATGTAATAAAGCCTACTATAAATCGCCGGAACGTGTCCTGTTAGTGTTGTTTTCTGTGCGGGATATTGTGTGACCCACCGATGCATCCGGATGGACACGTGCCAaaactatctatctatctatcttataTACGTTTCAAACAAAAgagtttttataaaatacatttaaatgcattttctcGACAACATAAAATAGTTATTTAGATTTAGTGTAGTCGGTTTGCTTGCTACAGGGCGATTATTTGTAGGGTGACTTTATTATGCTATATTAACGTATAACTTAATTCTAAGATTCTGAGTCTACCCCGTCTGCGGTTTATCCATATGGACTAATACTGTAGCTTATCTGGGGTTTTATACGGATTGCCTTGATAATTGGATACAGTATGGCTAATCGGTAACTGTAATCGTCTTTCATTAGTGAGGCAAAGGATTTCCTCCCAATACAAATCATTAACTCTGGTTGTAAGTTGTAGCGTAAATAGATTAGTGCAGCATGCACGCACAAGCACGTGTCCCCATATGCAAGTATGCTCAAGAATACTATACCTTACTATGTTTTAAATTGCGAGTTATTGTCATTTGTGTTCACAGAAATGTTGTGAAGGGCTTAATGTGACGTGAAAATAAACTAAGCTGTGGGAGTGATGGCTTCGGTGGAGTTACTATATATGAACAACATAGGGGTTAGACCTGATCCCCCTGGAGTTCTAGACTGGTCCTCTAGTCCTCTTCATGTCCACATGCTTAACAGCTCTGTGGAAGAGTCATCTCCCACGCGGAAGGCGCCTGCTTGTGATAGACAATGTAATTCAGCACCACGGACGGCTCCCGTTAAAGGACAGCATGGCCAACACCGCCACCAACCCACGGAGAAGGTCAGAGTTTGTTGCGACGAGGAGCTGGAGACCTCTTTTACGTACGTCGATGAAAACGTCAATCTCCGATTGGCCACCCCGGACGCGAGCGAAAAGAGTCTACGCCGCGCGACGCCGCTCCGTGACTCCGCGAGCGAGATCCGTGCCGAGGGTATGCAGGAGTTGTCGCTAATGTCCGACTTAGACATCAGCTCGGAGAGCTCAGGCAAATCCGTAGATTACGGATTTATTAGCGCGGTCACGTTTCTTATTACCGGAATCTCGCTGGTGATCATATCGTACGCTGTCCCGCGGGACGTCAAAGTGAACCAGGAAAACGTGTCCGCGCGCGAAATGGAAAGACTCGAGAAGGAGAGCGCCCGTATAGGCGCGCACCTGGACAGGTGCGTCATCGCGGGCCTTTGCCTTCTCACTTTGGGCGGTGTGGTGTTGTCCACTTTGCTGATGATTTCCATG
Above is a window of Paramisgurnus dabryanus chromosome 13, PD_genome_1.1, whole genome shotgun sequence DNA encoding:
- the tmem74 gene encoding transmembrane protein 74, with protein sequence MASVELLYMNNIGVRPDPPGVLDWSSSPLHVHMLNSSVEESSPTRKAPACDRQCNSAPRTAPVKGQHGQHRHQPTEKVRVCCDEELETSFTYVDENVNLRLATPDASEKSLRRATPLRDSASEIRAEGMQELSLMSDLDISSESSGKSVDYGFISAVTFLITGISLVIISYAVPRDVKVNQENVSAREMERLEKESARIGAHLDRCVIAGLCLLTLGGVVLSTLLMISMWKGEMYRRKAFAYSKHSTKLYGSVNLRTRSSPSRSSPPPCAGGLVEEDNADVIS